CATGATAGTAAGCATTCTGTGTAAATTAAACATAACATTTACAAAATAACtcaatattatttttatgtaGATGTAGAAAAGCCTGGGGGGTATGTATATGGCTCTATACATTGTTGGTCAAACTGTTCACCAGAGAAGCTAAGGTGTGAATAGGAATAATAAAGGGTTTTACCCATCTTTTGTTGGCCCATATTCTAATGGGGTGGTATAAATCAAGCTCTTGGTACAATATTAAAATAGGAGTACAGTAGGTTTATACATACTACAGTAGGTTAATACATACTGTACTGCCAAATAATCAATATCATCTGGTCCAAGGACAACACCAGAAGTCAAGAAAGAGGCCCAATCAGTAACAATAAACAAAGCAGAAAATAAGCAGCTTTGATTCTGCCCCATTATGATTTCTGTTACTTTGTGAAAAGAAAAGTTTTGTAGCCAAAAGCATCACTAAATCCTACATTAAACTGATAAGTTTACAATGGTTTTTCCAGAGCTATTTCCCTAGAGAGGTATTTATTACAATTATAGCACATTTCCCAAGTTATACATTATACAGCACTAAGTTTATATGTCTTTATTAAATGAGCTCATAATTGTATATTCCTTGAGGAATTCCCTTTgtctcactggttatataaactggattcctaaagagaccggcagactctttTTAAATTTCTTCAGACTAAGCTGActgatatatagttacatagttagttacatacactagttacatagggttgaaaaaagaccagtgtccatcaagttcaacccatccaagtaaacccagcacacctaacccacacctaccaatctatacactcacatacataaactataaatacaaccactagtactaactgtagatattagtatcacaatagccttggatattctgattgatcaagaactcatccaggcccctcttaaaggcattaacagaatctgccattaccccatcactaggaagggcattccacagcctcactgccctcaccgtgaggaaccccctacgctgcttcaaatggaagctccgttcctctaatctaaaggggggacctctggtgcgctgattgtttttatgggaaaaaagaaccccccctatctgcctataatcccctctaatgtacttgtacagagtaatcatgtcccctcgcaagcgcctcttttccagataaaacaaccccaaccctgacagtctaacctcatagtttaacccttccatcccattaaccagtttagttgcagtctctgcactctctccagctcattaatatccttcttaaggactggagcccaaaactgccccccatactcaaggtgaggccttaccagggacctataaaggggcaaaattatgttctcatcccttgagtcaatgcccttttttatacaagacagcactttatttgctttagtagccacagaatgacactgcctggaattagacaacttgttatcaacaaaaacccccagatccttctccattaaggaaacccccaacacactaccattcagtaggaTATACTGGCTGTTACATGCACAATCATTGCAAGGTTTGAATTGAGATAAGTAATTATGTAGAGCTGGGTGGGTTCATACAAGAGGCTTTTACTATTTCCTGCAaacttatataaaataatattaacatgAAGGCGAACTCTTTTTTTCCACCGCCCCCCAAGTGCCTCCAATCAACATAGTGTAAACCAGTTTGCTTATTTTACACTCATATAATTTACAAAGCATGTATTATCCTGTACAGATTTAGGGCAAAAGATATAGAGCATCAGTTGGTCACAGTTCCACAGTGCTCCATATTACGGCTTCTTTCTGACACGAGcaccactttttaaaactgaagCAGCTCTGAATCCAAATTTGTACTGTATAAAAATCTTTCAGTTTCAGACAGAGCCACAATGCGAAAATGTGTTCACAAAAACTGTAAGTATCTTGTTAAATTGACACTTTGCAGTATTACAGTAGTGTCATCTCTTTTATCATATATCAGTCTTATCCAGCAAAATATGGAGTTTTTGACCCAATGTTTTGGTTTCTTTTCAAATGTTTAATAGAGTAAAAACTCTGCCaatcatgtctatgaagattctcattcatccaggtcatgatatacagtatctagtagaattaagtcttaaacaactggacttttctgagtttttcttaaaaaagtttcaccactcatccgagtggcttcttcagttcaaatgactggtagggaattccccagtatttaaacccttgatggtagttcagacacagacatccaatcacaatggttctattgaacttattcagttaggtgttagctgtataagttcaatggaaccattgttaTTGGATGTCTGTGTCTGAGCTGCAATCAGGAGAatcggggaattccctaccaatcATGGTGTTTCCCGGCTACTTCTCTGACTCTTCTGCCTGCATTTTGGAAATTTACTTATATACAGTACTCAGTCTCTGAGTTTTGAAAAGTTCTCAAAGACAGAATAAGACTGTGATTGTATCATATTTTACAGTGATGTTGCCTGCATTACTAAGGGAATGTTGTTGGTGGGGTGCCCCATTTATCCATATGTGAAATATTTAGACTATTATTTGCTTTTATCCATAAGAAGGAAGTCTTGAAAAATGGCCTCAGGAAGTCcaaaaaatgtttcaggattcatcatccaagggttctctgatattCCTGAGCTTCAaacctctctttttgtgctattccttggaatctatctcatcattctgctgggaaatctcatcatattcttagtcatttcatgcaatcctcacttacacacccccatgtacatattcttgctgaacctttcactcatagacatttcttccacctcaaatattttacctaatttgctacatattcttcgcacacaacaaaataacatttcattcttggggtgtatgactcaaatgtatgtttttgtggccTTGGCTGCCAGTgagtactttctcctgacggccatggcatatgatcgttatgttgccatctgtgatccccttcattacattgcccgaatgagcaggaaacactgtgctgggcttataactgcagcattcactggtggGTTTGTTGACCCTGTCGGCCATGTTgtacttatatctaaactatcatattgtgcttcccatcttattaaccatttcttctgtgatatcacaccattgctaaaactttcctgcagcagcacttttagtgtggaacttttaatctacattgaagggacattgctgATTTTCAactccttcctccttactctgacctcatacatatttatcatctctgctatcctgaaaatacaatcctcagaggggagacaaaaagccttttctacctgtgcttctcacctggcctgtgtgataaccctttatgggacagcacTTTCtttgtatatgagacccaccacaaatTATTCCttggaaa
The sequence above is a segment of the Xenopus tropicalis strain Nigerian chromosome 7, UCB_Xtro_10.0, whole genome shotgun sequence genome. Coding sequences within it:
- the LOC116412345 gene encoding olfactory receptor 8H1-like, producing the protein MASGSPKNVSGFIIQGFSDIPELQTSLFVLFLGIYLIILLGNLIIFLVISCNPHLHTPMYIFLLNLSLIDISSTSNILPNLLHILRTQQNNISFLGCMTQMYVFVALAASEYFLLTAMAYDRYVAICDPLHYIARMSRKHCAGLITAAFTGGFVDPVGHVVLISKLSYCASHLINHFFCDITPLLKLSCSSTFSVELLIYIEGTLLIFNSFLLTLTSYIFIISAILKIQSSEGRQKAFSTCASHLACVITLYGTALSLYMRPTTNYSLERDKYFSLLYIVLGPVLNPLIYTLKNREFQSSLIKLRQRDFFF